In the Phaseolus vulgaris cultivar G19833 chromosome 7, P. vulgaris v2.0, whole genome shotgun sequence genome, one interval contains:
- the LOC137827953 gene encoding protein RDM16-like isoform X1, which produces MDDRDKSEKRSRDRHSERHRDSDDHRHRDSDDHRHHRSERHHKRDPKSRDRDRDRAYDREGSKERDRDRDRVHERESRSKVKRDEEREESLEPRHSSHSHKRKERELSEERDFEDKKIRVSVEKRERRKFGDKVKKEEQEQKVNGDDKMEGIPEASVKDEVTNGSHASASFEDTASIGALGSPAVTSLAVPETSLTHSSSFPIKVSSNFTTNENKGVSITRSHEVTGKSSTDGPSSTAGKPGSFSIDALAKAKKALQMQKELAEKLKKIPQLNKSSTQDLQGSSKLGSKDESTVPSSMAGFASIFPSTASTFANPLASGTSPTGIANLPNIEAVRRAQELAARLGFHPDPQFAPLINTFPGHMVTDVAIPQKPTKAPVLRLDAQGREIDEHGNVVNVTKPSNLSTLKVNINKQKKDAFEILKPVLDIDPESDPHFDERMGINKTKLLRPKRMNFQFVEEGKWSKDAESIKLKSKFGEAQAKEHRAKQAQLAKAKAAPDINPNLIEITERVIIKEKPKDQIPEIEWWDVPLLHAGNYGDIDNGIIGEDKLKMEKLTFYVEHPRPIEPPAEPAPPPPQPLKLTKHEQKKLRTQRRIAKEKDRQEMIRQGVIEPPKPKVKISNLMKVLGTEATQDPTRLEKEVRSAAAEREQAHIDRNIARKLTPAELREKKERKLFDDPNTLETLVSLYKINDLSHPKCRFRVDVNAQENRLTGCAVICDGISVVVVEGGSKSIKRYGKLMLRRINWSDVSKEKEENEDSDDDKTVNKCVLVWQGSVAKHSFNRFSVHDCITEAAGRKVFVDAGVPHYWDLAVNYVEDEAV; this is translated from the exons ATGGACGACAGAGACAAATCCGAAAAGAGAAGCAGAGATCGTCACTCCGAACGCCACCGTGACTCCGATGACCACCGCCATCGCGACTCCGACGACCACCGCCATCATCGATCAGAGAGGCATCACAAGCGCGACCCCAAATCCAGGGACAGAGATAGGGATAGGGCTTATGACAGAGAAGGAAGCAAGGAGAGAGATAGGGACAGGGATAGGGTTCACGAGAGAGAGAGTAGGTCGAAGGTGAAGCGCGATGAGGAGAGGGAAGAGTCATTGGAGCCGCGACACTCCTCGCATTCTCACAAGCGCAAAGAGAGGGAGCTCAGCGAGGAGAGGGACTTCGAGGATAAGAAAATTAGGGTTTCTGTGGAGAAGAGGGAACGAAGGAAGTTTGGGGATAAAGTTAAAAAGGAAGAACAAGAACAAAAGGTAAACGGTGATGATAAAATGGAAGGCATACCTGAGGCCAGTGTCAAGGATGAAGTCACCAATGGCTCCCATGCCTCTGCTTCTTTCGAAGACACTGCATCTATA GGTGCATTGGGATCACCTGCTGTGACATCCTTGGCTGTGCCTGAGACATCTTTGAcccattcttcttcttttcctaTCAAGGTATCTTCGAATTTTACCACAAATGAAAATAAGGGTGTTAGTATTACCAGGTCTCATGAGGTTACTGGAAAATCTAGTACAGATGGGCCGTCTTCGACTGCTGGAAAACCGGGAAGCTTCTCTATTGATGCACTAGCCAAGGCTAAGAAAGCCTTGCAAATGCAGAAAGAGTTGGCGGAAAAACTGAAGAAAATTCCTCAG TTGAATAAGAGTTCTACCCAAGATTTGCAAGGAAGCTCAAAGTTGGGTTCAAAGGATGAATCTACAGTGCCCTCTTCGATGGCTGGATTTGCATCAATTTTCCCTTCAACTGCGTCTACTTTTGCAAATCCTCTAGCCAGTGGCACTAGCCCTACTGGTATTGCAAATCTACCCAACATTGAAGCTGTCAGGCGTGCTCAAGAGCTTGCTGCCAGGCTGGGATTTCATCCAGATCCACAATTTGCTCCTTTAATAAATACGTTTCCTGGTCACATGGTAACAGATGTTGCTATTCCACAGAAACCCACCAAGGCTCCTGTTCTTCGTCTTGATGCTCAGGGACGTGAAATAGATGAACATGGAAATGTTGTTAATGTGACTAAGCCCAGCAACCTTAGCACATTAAAG GTCAACATTAATAAACAGAAGAAAGACGCATTTGAAATACTAAAACCTGTATTGGATATCGATCCTGAATCTGATCCTCATTTTGATGAAAGGATGGGTATTAATAAAACAAAGCTCCTGCGACCAAAGAGGATGAATTTCCAGTTTGTGGAGGAAGGAAAATGGTCAAAAGATGCTGAATCAATAAAATTGAAG AGTAAATTTGGTGAAGCTCAAGCAAAAGAGCACAGGGCCAAACAAGCACAGTTGGCAAAGGCAAAGGCTGCTCCTGATATAAATCCAAACTTAATAGAAATAACTGAGAGAGTTATAATTAAGGAAAAACCCAAGGACCAAATTCCAGAAATTGAATGGTG GGACGTGCCTCTTCTGCATGCTGGAAATTATGGTGATATTGATAATGGAATCATAGGTGAAGATAAACTGAAAATGGAAAAGTTAACTTTTTATGTGGAGCATCCTCGACCAATTGAACCGCCTGCTGAGCCTGCGCCTCCACCACCTCAACCACTCAAGCTAACTAAGCATGAACAGAAGAAACTGCGGACACAAAGACGTATAGCTAAGGAGAAAGATCGACAGGAGATGATAAGACAGGGTGTCATAGAACCACCAAAACCAAAGGTCAAGATTAGCAATTTAATGAAAGTACTTGGCACTGAAGCAACTCAGGATCCTACCCGGCTTGAGAAGGAAGTCCGTAGTGCAGCTGCTGAGCGTGAACAGGCTCACATAGATAGAAACATTGCACGCAAGCTTACTCCTGCAGAGCTGCGGGAGAAAAAGGAAAGGAAGCTGTTTGATGACCCAAATACACTGGAGACGCTTGTTTCCCTTTACAAGATAAATGATCTCTCACATCCCAAGTGCCGCTTTAGAGTTGATGTTAATGCTCAAGAGAACCGTTTGACAGGATGTGCTGTGATCTGCGATGGTATTAGTGTTGTTGTGGTTGAAGGTGGAAGCAAGTCGATTAAGAGGTATGGGAAACTTATGCTTAGGCGTATTAATTGGAGTGAtgtttcaaaagagaaagaagaaaatgaagattCAGATGATGATAAGACTGTGAATAAGTGTGTTCTGGTGTGGCAAGGAAGTGTTGCGAAACACAGCTTCAATAGGTTCAGTGTTCATGATTGCATCACTGAAGCAGCTGGCCGTAAAGTTTTTGTGGATGCCGGTGTTCCTCATTATTGGGACCTAGCTGTGAATTACGTAGAAGATGAAGCTGTTTGA
- the LOC137828824 gene encoding chalcone--flavanone isomerase, whose translation MATAPTITDVQVEFLHFPAVVTSPATAKTYFLGGAGERGLTIEGKFIKFTAIGVYLEDKAVASLATKWKGKPSEELINTLDFYRDIISGPFEKLIRGSKILQLSGTEYSRKVMENCVAHLKSVGTYGDAEAKGIEEFAEAFKKVNFPPGASVFYRQSPDGILGLSFSEDATIPGEEAVVIENKAVSAAVLETMIGEHAVSPDLKRSLASRLPAVLNGGIIV comes from the exons ATGGCCACAGCACCAACGATCACCGACGTCCAGGTGGAATTCCTCCACTTCCCTGCGGTGGTTACTTCACCGGCCACTGCCAAAACCTATTTCCTCGGCGGCGCAG GGGAGAGAGGATTGACGATTGAGGGGAAATTCATAAAGTTCACGGCCATCGGAGTATACTTGGAGGATAAAGCGGTGGCGTCACTCGCCACCAAGTGGAAGGGTAAGCCATCGGAAGAGTTGATCAACACTCTTGACTTCTACAGAGATATCATTTCAG GACCCTTTGAAAAGCTAATAAGAGGTTCGAAGATTCTGCAATTGAGTGGGACAGAATACTCGAGGAAGGTGATGGAAAACTGCGTGGCACACTTGAAGTCTGTTGGGACATATGGTGATGCTGAAGCCAAAGGCATTGAAGAGTTTGCAGAAGCCTTCAAGAAAGTGAATTTTCCACCTGGTGCCTCTGTTTTCTACCGACAATCACCTGATGGAATCTTGGGG CTTAGTTTCTCTGAAGATGCAACGATACCGGGAGAAGAGGCTGTAGTTATAGAGAACAAGGCTGTATCAGCTGCAGTATTGGAGACTATGATCGGAGAACATGCTGTCTCCCCTGACTTGAAACGTAGTTTGGCTTCACGATTGCCTGCGGTATTGAATGGCGGCATTATAGTCTGA
- the LOC137828823 gene encoding chalcone--flavanone isomerase-like: MSLPSVTAVDVDTVTFPPAVNPPSSSVAFFLAGAGVRGLQIQDKFVKFTAIGIYLQPDAVPLLSVKWNAKSAPELTDSVEFFRDIVTGPFEKFMQVTMILPLTGQQYSEKVSENCVAIWKSLGIYTDAEAEAIHKFVSVFKDQTFPPGSSILFTVLPKGSLLISFSKDGSIPKEVIAVIENKLLSEAVLESMIGKHGVSPAAKQSLASRLSELFKQG, encoded by the exons ATGTCACTCCCTTCCGTCACCGCCGTAGACGTCGACACCGTCACTTTCCCTCCCGCCGTCAACCCTCCCTCCTCCTCCGTCGCCTTCTTCCTCGCCGGCGCCGGCGTCAGGGGCCTCCAGATTCAAGACAAATTCGTTAAATTCACTGCCATCGGAATCTACCTCCAACCCGACGCCGTTCCTCTTCTCTCCGTCAAGTGGAACGCCAAGTCTGCTCCCGAATTAACGGATTCCGTCGAGTTCTTCAGAGATATAGTTACAG GTCCGTTTGAGAAATTTATGCAGGTAACAATGATCTTACCCCTGACGGGGCAGCAATACTCAGAGAAAGTGTCAGAAAATTGTGTGGCCATTTGGAAGTCTCTTGGGATTTACACTGATGCAGAAGCTGAAGCAATACACAAGTTTGTTTCTGTTTTCAAAGACCAAACCTTCCCACCAGGCTCCTCCATCCTCTTCACAGTGTTACCCAAAGGATCATTATTG ATAAGTTTCTCCAAAGATGGATCCATTCCAAAAGAAGTCATTGCTGTCATAGAGAATAAACTGCTTTCAGAGGCTGTGTTGGAGTCAATGATTGGCAAGCATGGCGTCTCTCCTGCAGCAAAACAGAGTTTGGCCTCCAGATTATCTGAGTTGTTCAAACAGGGATGA
- the LOC137828970 gene encoding cationic peroxidase 1-like gives MATTSSLSVFGFKLKLCLALLACVIGATSAELNTTQLNTTFYDKTCPGALDVIKKAVKEAVKNESRMGASLLRLHFHDCFVQGCDASVLLDDTDNFTGEKNSFPNANSLRGFEVIDNIKSKLEKMCKGTVSCADILAVAARDSVFELGGPKWEVPLGRRDSTTASLAESNSDLPAPTFDLDDLIRAFHEKNFTVKELVTLSGGHSIGLVRCRFFRTRIYNDSDINQKFAKERQVECPFEGGDNNFSAFDSATPFKLDNSFYKNLLQQKGLVHSDQQLFTNNSTDKTTKNQVISYSRDMGQFKKDFADAMLKMSIITPLTGSAGQIRQNCRLVNPPST, from the exons ATGGCTACTACAAGTTCTCTCTCTGTGTTTGGCTTCAAACTAAAactttgtttggctttgctTGCATGTGTTATTGGGGCTACTTCAGCTGAGTTAAACACTACTCAGTTGAACACTACATTTTATGATAAAACTTGTCCTGGTGCCCTTGACGTCATAAAGAAAGCAGTGAAAGAAGCTGTGAAAAATGAGTCTCGCATGGGGGCATCCTTGCTCCGACTCCATTTCCATGACTGCTTCGTTCAA GGATGTGATGCATCAGTATTGTTAGACGACACGGATAATTTCACAGGGGAGAAGAATTCATTTCCAAATGCTAACTCCCTTAGGGGTTTTGAGGTGATAGATAACATAAAATCAAAGCTGGAGAAGATGTGCAAAGGCACTGTCTCTTGTGCTGACATCTTAGCCGTTGCTGCCAGAGACAGTGTTTTTGAA CTTGGTGGACCAAAATGGGAGGTGCCATTAGGCAGAAGAGATTCAACCACAGCAAGTTTAGCTGAATCTAATTCAGACTTACCAGCTCCCACTTTTGATCTTGATGACCTCATCCGTGCTTTCCACGAGAAAAATTTCACTGTCAAAGAACTAGTTACCTTATCAG GTGGTCACTCAATAGGACTAGTGAGGTGCCGTTTCTTCAGAACCAGGATTTATAACGACAGCGACATTAACCAGAAATTTGCAAAAGAAAGACAAGTAGAGTGTCCCTTCGAAGGTGGTGACAACAATTTCAGTGCTTTCGATTCAGCCACTCCATTCAAACTCGACAATTCCTTTTACAAGAACTTGTTGCAGCAGAAGGGTCTGGTTCACTCTGATCAACaactcttcaccaacaacagcaCTGATAAAACCACAAAGAATCAAGTAATCAGCTACAGCAGAGACATGGGGCAATTCAAGAAGGACTTCGCAGATGCAATGTTGAAGATGAGCATCATCACCCCACTTACCGGCTCAGCCGGTCAGATCAGGCAAAACTGCAGGCTCGTCAATCCTCCTTCAACCTGA
- the LOC137827953 gene encoding protein RDM16-like isoform X2: MQKELAEKLKKIPQLNKSSTQDLQGSSKLGSKDESTVPSSMAGFASIFPSTASTFANPLASGTSPTGIANLPNIEAVRRAQELAARLGFHPDPQFAPLINTFPGHMVTDVAIPQKPTKAPVLRLDAQGREIDEHGNVVNVTKPSNLSTLKVNINKQKKDAFEILKPVLDIDPESDPHFDERMGINKTKLLRPKRMNFQFVEEGKWSKDAESIKLKSKFGEAQAKEHRAKQAQLAKAKAAPDINPNLIEITERVIIKEKPKDQIPEIEWWDVPLLHAGNYGDIDNGIIGEDKLKMEKLTFYVEHPRPIEPPAEPAPPPPQPLKLTKHEQKKLRTQRRIAKEKDRQEMIRQGVIEPPKPKVKISNLMKVLGTEATQDPTRLEKEVRSAAAEREQAHIDRNIARKLTPAELREKKERKLFDDPNTLETLVSLYKINDLSHPKCRFRVDVNAQENRLTGCAVICDGISVVVVEGGSKSIKRYGKLMLRRINWSDVSKEKEENEDSDDDKTVNKCVLVWQGSVAKHSFNRFSVHDCITEAAGRKVFVDAGVPHYWDLAVNYVEDEAV, translated from the exons ATGCAGAAAGAGTTGGCGGAAAAACTGAAGAAAATTCCTCAG TTGAATAAGAGTTCTACCCAAGATTTGCAAGGAAGCTCAAAGTTGGGTTCAAAGGATGAATCTACAGTGCCCTCTTCGATGGCTGGATTTGCATCAATTTTCCCTTCAACTGCGTCTACTTTTGCAAATCCTCTAGCCAGTGGCACTAGCCCTACTGGTATTGCAAATCTACCCAACATTGAAGCTGTCAGGCGTGCTCAAGAGCTTGCTGCCAGGCTGGGATTTCATCCAGATCCACAATTTGCTCCTTTAATAAATACGTTTCCTGGTCACATGGTAACAGATGTTGCTATTCCACAGAAACCCACCAAGGCTCCTGTTCTTCGTCTTGATGCTCAGGGACGTGAAATAGATGAACATGGAAATGTTGTTAATGTGACTAAGCCCAGCAACCTTAGCACATTAAAG GTCAACATTAATAAACAGAAGAAAGACGCATTTGAAATACTAAAACCTGTATTGGATATCGATCCTGAATCTGATCCTCATTTTGATGAAAGGATGGGTATTAATAAAACAAAGCTCCTGCGACCAAAGAGGATGAATTTCCAGTTTGTGGAGGAAGGAAAATGGTCAAAAGATGCTGAATCAATAAAATTGAAG AGTAAATTTGGTGAAGCTCAAGCAAAAGAGCACAGGGCCAAACAAGCACAGTTGGCAAAGGCAAAGGCTGCTCCTGATATAAATCCAAACTTAATAGAAATAACTGAGAGAGTTATAATTAAGGAAAAACCCAAGGACCAAATTCCAGAAATTGAATGGTG GGACGTGCCTCTTCTGCATGCTGGAAATTATGGTGATATTGATAATGGAATCATAGGTGAAGATAAACTGAAAATGGAAAAGTTAACTTTTTATGTGGAGCATCCTCGACCAATTGAACCGCCTGCTGAGCCTGCGCCTCCACCACCTCAACCACTCAAGCTAACTAAGCATGAACAGAAGAAACTGCGGACACAAAGACGTATAGCTAAGGAGAAAGATCGACAGGAGATGATAAGACAGGGTGTCATAGAACCACCAAAACCAAAGGTCAAGATTAGCAATTTAATGAAAGTACTTGGCACTGAAGCAACTCAGGATCCTACCCGGCTTGAGAAGGAAGTCCGTAGTGCAGCTGCTGAGCGTGAACAGGCTCACATAGATAGAAACATTGCACGCAAGCTTACTCCTGCAGAGCTGCGGGAGAAAAAGGAAAGGAAGCTGTTTGATGACCCAAATACACTGGAGACGCTTGTTTCCCTTTACAAGATAAATGATCTCTCACATCCCAAGTGCCGCTTTAGAGTTGATGTTAATGCTCAAGAGAACCGTTTGACAGGATGTGCTGTGATCTGCGATGGTATTAGTGTTGTTGTGGTTGAAGGTGGAAGCAAGTCGATTAAGAGGTATGGGAAACTTATGCTTAGGCGTATTAATTGGAGTGAtgtttcaaaagagaaagaagaaaatgaagattCAGATGATGATAAGACTGTGAATAAGTGTGTTCTGGTGTGGCAAGGAAGTGTTGCGAAACACAGCTTCAATAGGTTCAGTGTTCATGATTGCATCACTGAAGCAGCTGGCCGTAAAGTTTTTGTGGATGCCGGTGTTCCTCATTATTGGGACCTAGCTGTGAATTACGTAGAAGATGAAGCTGTTTGA